The nucleotide window CGCGGAGCGCAGGGGACCATCCAGGAATGGGGTGGAAAGGACTTCGCCGGCGTCCTGGACTGGACCGCGGATGCCCAGCCGGTGCGCACGATCGCCGTGATCGGGCACAGCATCGGTGGGCAGGTCGTGGGGCTGGCGCCCAACAACGGACGGATCGCCGCGATGCTCACCGTCTCCTCCCAGATCGGCTGGTGCGGGCACTGGGACCGGCCCGCGCGCTACATGCTGCGCTTCGTGTGGCACGTGTTCCTGCCGGGCACGGTGCGGATGCTCGGGTACTTCCCTGCCCGGCGCCTGGGCTTCGGCGACAACCTCCCGCCCGGGATCGCGCTCGAGTGGGCCCGCTGGTGCCGCAACCCGCGCTACATGGTCGATGAGCGTGGGGAGCCGCTCCGCACGTACTTCGACCGGTTCCGGGGCTCGCTCCTGGCCTACAGCTTCGCGGACGACCCCTTCGCCCCCCGGCGCTCCGTGGACGCCCTCGTCGCGCAGTACCGGAACGCCGCGGCCGAGCACCGGCACATGGTGCCCCGGGCCCTGAGGCTCCCGAAGATCGCCCACAGCGGCTTCTTCCGGGGACCGGGGCGGGAGGCGCTCTGGCCCGAGGCGGCCGAATGGCTCCTGGCCGCCACCCGTCCCTCGCCGGCCGGCGCCGCCGCCCTGTCCCCGAGCACGGCCGACCTTTCCCGGAGTCACTCATGAAGCCCATCCCGGTGCAGGACGCCCCCGGAGCCGCCGTACCCGCTCCTCCGACCCGCCGCCGTCCCGACCGCGGCTCCCGAGCGGCCCAGGCCGTCTTCCTGGAGCTGCTCGACAAGCACCTCTCCCACGGCGCCCTGCGCCTGATCGTGGACGGCGCGCCGGTGGTGGTCGGCGCGGCGGAGGGGGCCGAATCGGTCCCCACCCTCCGCGTGCACGACCCCCGGTTCTTCCGCCGCGTGCTCGGCGAGGGGAACCTGGGGCTGGGGGAGGCTTACATGGACGGCGACTGGACGATGGAGGAGGGCGAGGTCCACGACTTCCTGGCCATCCTCCTTCGCAACCGGATCGACCGGAAGGTCCGCGCCGACCCCGCGACCGCCTGGAAGGTCTTCAAGGTCCAGGCGGCCAACCTGCTCCGCGGCCGCCAGTGGGGGCACGTCCAGCAGCACTACGACCTCGGCGACGACCTGTTCGAGTCGTTCCTGGACTCCACCCTCACCTACTCCTGCGGCTACGCGCGTACGCCGGGCGATTCGCCCGACGAGCTGCAGTTCAACAAGCTCGACCGCATCTGCCAGAAGCTGGAGCTGCGTCCCGGCGACCGCCTCCTCGACATCGGCTGCGGCTTCGGCGGGCTCCTCGTCCACGCGGCCACCCACTACGGCGCCACCGGCATGGGGATCACCACCAGCCAGCGGCACCACGAGCACGGCAACGAGCGGATCCGGAGCGCCGGCGTCGGAGACCGGGTCCGCATCGAGCTGCGGGACCACCGCTCCATCGAGGGGGAGTTCGACCGCGTGGTGAGCGTGGGAATGATGGAGCACCTACCGCGCAAGGAGTACGGACGCTACTTCGCCCGGATCGCCGCGGTGCTCCCGCCGCACGGGATCGGGCTGGTGCACGCGGTCGGGTGCAACGGGCAGCGCAACGAGCACGACCCGTTCACCCAGAAGTACATCTTCCCGGGCTCGGGGCAGCCCCGGCTCTCGGAGATGACCGCCGGGTGCGAGCGCCACGGCCTGGCCATCCGGGACGTGGAGAACCTCATCCGCCACTACGGCTACACGGCGCACGGCTGGTTGGAGAGCTTCCGGGCCAACCAGCACCGGCTCGACCCCGTGCGCTACGACGCCCGCTTCCGCCGCATGTGGGAGTACTACCTCTCCTGCGCCGTCGCCGCGGCCTCGTACTCGGACGCCGCGCTGTACCAGGTGCTGTTCATGAAGGACTACGCCGGACCGATGCCGCTGCATCGGGTCTGAACCCACGTACCCACCGGAGGCACTCGTGCACGGTCTCACCCTGCTGTACAAGGAGTTCACCGCGCTGGGGTTCACTCAGAAGAGGCCAGGGCGTGTAATCGGTGAGATGGTCTTTCATCTCCTGCTGGCCCTCGGGGGCACCGCCGTCTTCATCTGGGCGGATCCCCTCGGGGTGCGCGTCGCCGGCCTCCTCGCGATGACGCTCGGCAACCTCGGGATCGCGACCAGCACCCACACCTCGTCGCACAACGCCACCAGCGACCGGCTCTGGGTGAACAAGGCGCTCACCTTCTTCGGCTATCCGTTCATGTTCGGCGCGTCGGCGATGTACTGGTACACCAAGCACATCGCCGTGCACCACCCCACGCCCAACGTGATCGGCCTGGACGACGACGTGGACCTCCTCCCCTGGTTCGCGCTCACCGAGGAGGAGTTCAACCAGGGCGGGCCGCTCCGCCGCCTGTACTACCGGCACCAGTGGGTGCTGGTCCCGCTGGCGATCGCGCTGAACCACCTGAACCTCACGTACACCTCGCTGCGCTACCTGGCGGGTGCGCTCCGCGACCCCCGCGGGCGGAGCCGGATGCACTGGATCGACGTTGGGGTGGTCCTCTCGCACTACGCGCTCTGGATCGGCGTCCCCCTGCTCTTCTTCCCGGTGCAGCACGTGCTCGGCTTCTACCTGCTCCGGAGCGCGCTGATGGGGTACGCCATGTTCGCGGGGTTCGCCCCGGCCCACTTCCCGGTGGAGGCCAGCTTCCTCCCCATGGAGGGGCACTCGAACCGGGCGGAGTACAAGCGGAACTCCGACTACATCCTGCTCCAGACCGCGACGACCGTGAACTTCCGGACGGGGTGGTTCGGGCGGCTCCTGTGCGCCGGGGTCGACTACCAGATCGAGCACCACCTCTTTCCGGGGATCAGCCACGTCTACTACCCGCAGATGAGCGTCGTCCTGCAGCGCTTCTGCGCGGAGAACGGCTACCCGTACCGGACGCTCGGGTGGGGGGAGGCGCTCTGGAAGAGCCTCATGGCTTTCCGGCACCCGAAGCCGGTCGAGCCGGCGCTGGAGGCGCTCCGGCTCCGGGTGGCCGCGCAGTATTCCGATGCCGCCGCGCTCCAGCCGGCGGTGGTCCAGCCGGCGGTGCCGGGGCTGGCGTAGCCGGGCGCCGGAATGCGGCCCTGGGCCGCGCGGGCGGGGGCTCGCCTGGACAGCCGCTGGCTGGCGGGAGGCCGCTCGCGCCTCCCGTCCACCCCGGACACGCGGCTGGTCGACCTCCCCGCCGCCCGGGTGCGCGTGCGCGTGACCGGGAGCGGCGGGCGCACGCTGGTGATCGTACCCGACCCGCCCAACACGATCGAGCACTACGACCGGCTCATCGAGCGGCTCGCGCCGGAGTTCCGGGTCATCTGCCTGGAGGCGCCCGGCTTCGGCTTCTCCCACCCGAAGCCCGGCTTCCGCTTCACCCTCGACGAGTGGGCGAGCACCCTCGTCGAGCTCTTCGACCGCCTGGAGGTGCGCGCGGCCACCCTCTCGATGTCGTGCCTCGGGGCGTTCGCCGCGCTCGTGGTGGCCAGGCGCCGCCCCGACCAGGTGGAGCGCCTGGTGCTGATGCAGATCCCCTCCGCCGACGAGATGAAGCGGTGGGTGCTGCGCGAGGACGTGCTCGGCATCTTCAACACTCCCGTCCTGGGCCAGGCCGCGGTCCGCGCCACCCGGCGCCTGATCGCGCGGCAGTGGTACCGGTCCGCCCTCCCCCCCGGTGCGGACCCGGAGCCGTACCTGCGGACCAC belongs to Longimicrobiaceae bacterium and includes:
- a CDS encoding alpha/beta fold hydrolase — encoded protein: MQIETLSLPATDGTPLAATLYEPADTAANGRIVILNSAVGVRRGFYDRFARALADRGFAVLTYDYRGIGDSRPTGPRGAQGTIQEWGGKDFAGVLDWTADAQPVRTIAVIGHSIGGQVVGLAPNNGRIAAMLTVSSQIGWCGHWDRPARYMLRFVWHVFLPGTVRMLGYFPARRLGFGDNLPPGIALEWARWCRNPRYMVDERGEPLRTYFDRFRGSLLAYSFADDPFAPRRSVDALVAQYRNAAAEHRHMVPRALRLPKIAHSGFFRGPGREALWPEAAEWLLAATRPSPAGAAALSPSTADLSRSHS
- a CDS encoding class I SAM-dependent methyltransferase, translating into MKPIPVQDAPGAAVPAPPTRRRPDRGSRAAQAVFLELLDKHLSHGALRLIVDGAPVVVGAAEGAESVPTLRVHDPRFFRRVLGEGNLGLGEAYMDGDWTMEEGEVHDFLAILLRNRIDRKVRADPATAWKVFKVQAANLLRGRQWGHVQQHYDLGDDLFESFLDSTLTYSCGYARTPGDSPDELQFNKLDRICQKLELRPGDRLLDIGCGFGGLLVHAATHYGATGMGITTSQRHHEHGNERIRSAGVGDRVRIELRDHRSIEGEFDRVVSVGMMEHLPRKEYGRYFARIAAVLPPHGIGLVHAVGCNGQRNEHDPFTQKYIFPGSGQPRLSEMTAGCERHGLAIRDVENLIRHYGYTAHGWLESFRANQHRLDPVRYDARFRRMWEYYLSCAVAAASYSDAALYQVLFMKDYAGPMPLHRV
- a CDS encoding fatty acid desaturase; this translates as MHGLTLLYKEFTALGFTQKRPGRVIGEMVFHLLLALGGTAVFIWADPLGVRVAGLLAMTLGNLGIATSTHTSSHNATSDRLWVNKALTFFGYPFMFGASAMYWYTKHIAVHHPTPNVIGLDDDVDLLPWFALTEEEFNQGGPLRRLYYRHQWVLVPLAIALNHLNLTYTSLRYLAGALRDPRGRSRMHWIDVGVVLSHYALWIGVPLLFFPVQHVLGFYLLRSALMGYAMFAGFAPAHFPVEASFLPMEGHSNRAEYKRNSDYILLQTATTVNFRTGWFGRLLCAGVDYQIEHHLFPGISHVYYPQMSVVLQRFCAENGYPYRTLGWGEALWKSLMAFRHPKPVEPALEALRLRVAAQYSDAAALQPAVVQPAVPGLA
- a CDS encoding alpha/beta hydrolase, which codes for MRPWAARAGARLDSRWLAGGRSRLPSTPDTRLVDLPAARVRVRVTGSGGRTLVIVPDPPNTIEHYDRLIERLAPEFRVICLEAPGFGFSHPKPGFRFTLDEWASTLVELFDRLEVRAATLSMSCLGAFAALVVARRRPDQVERLVLMQIPSADEMKRWVLREDVLGIFNTPVLGQAAVRATRRLIARQWYRSALPPGADPEPYLRTTLRAFERGACFCLASGFQVFRAESPDLSGVQQPAAVLWGGADGTHRDTDRRSILTHLPHARWMEIDGCGHFPDLERPDVYLDVLRAG